The Echinicola rosea genome has a segment encoding these proteins:
- a CDS encoding FKBP-type peptidyl-prolyl cis-trans isomerase: MKRVLTAAIAMSLMSTMSSCLNDEETAYEKQVKRENQELADFIGQNGIDAEKTSAGYYFELLEDVEDGQKFNDEDIIGIYYEMETLDGAFIDSHTEEDGEPIKFKYDKEQQTLAPIAINSAVAMAELGETVVLYVPSYLAYSDYSYGQLIPQYANMKITVHFEKIYAPQEVAAMEDDMIQQYISQENLEGFEEVEDGVYVRILDAGDESSEASKNGNTLRFTFEMFALGEEDPFSKVTDNTVTTDLGDDDNYDFLNIGFKDLHEGAEVEIISPSASAFGNTAQVLPDAIREDYYEKGFLSVILRPFTPILFTAEIESVD; the protein is encoded by the coding sequence ATGAAAAGAGTTTTAACTGCGGCAATTGCAATGTCGCTAATGTCCACGATGTCATCGTGTCTGAATGATGAAGAGACAGCGTATGAAAAACAAGTCAAAAGGGAAAACCAAGAACTTGCTGACTTTATCGGTCAAAATGGTATCGATGCGGAGAAAACCAGTGCAGGGTATTATTTTGAATTGCTAGAAGATGTCGAAGATGGACAGAAGTTCAATGATGAAGACATCATCGGGATTTATTATGAGATGGAGACACTAGATGGAGCCTTTATCGATTCGCATACCGAGGAGGATGGTGAGCCGATCAAGTTCAAGTATGACAAAGAACAGCAAACCTTAGCACCTATAGCCATAAACTCTGCTGTGGCCATGGCTGAGCTAGGGGAGACAGTGGTGCTTTATGTGCCGTCATATTTGGCCTATTCGGATTATAGCTATGGGCAGTTGATTCCTCAATATGCCAACATGAAAATCACCGTGCATTTTGAGAAAATTTACGCTCCCCAAGAGGTTGCGGCCATGGAGGATGATATGATTCAGCAGTACATTTCCCAAGAAAACCTGGAGGGATTTGAAGAAGTGGAAGATGGTGTCTATGTAAGAATTTTGGATGCCGGCGATGAATCATCCGAAGCAAGCAAGAACGGAAATACCCTTAGGTTTACATTTGAGATGTTTGCGCTTGGAGAAGAAGATCCTTTTTCTAAGGTGACCGATAATACCGTGACCACGGATCTAGGTGATGATGACAACTACGATTTCCTCAATATTGGCTTCAAAGACCTTCATGAAGGGGCTGAAGTGGAGATTATTTCACCGTCGGCATCTGCGTTTGGCAATACCGCTCAAGTATTACCGGATGCTATTCGGGAGGACTATTATGAAAAGGGCTTTCTTTCTGTCATTCTTAGGCCCTTTACGCCAATATTGTTCACCGCGGAGATAGAAAGTGTTGATTGA